CGTGTACATGGCGAAGCTTGCGGAGCAAGCCGAGCGGTACGGGGAGATGGTAGAGTTCATGGAGAAGGTCGTAACCACCGCGGACGGCGGCGAGGAACTAACCATCGAAGAACGTAACCTTCTCTCCGTAGCTTACAAAAACGTGATCGGAGCACGACGAGCCTCGTGGCGGATCATTTCCTCTATTGAGCAAAAAGAAGAGAGCCGAGGCAACGAAGATCACGTGACCTCTATTAAAACTTACAGATCTAAGATCGAGTCGGAGTTGACATCGATCTGTAACGGTATACTCAAGCTGCTCGATTCGAATCTCATCGGCGCTGCTTCTACCGGAGATTCTAAGGTGTTTTATTTGAAAATGAAAGGAGATTATCATCGGTATTTGGCCGAGTTTAAGAccggagctgagagaaaagaagCTGCTGAGAATACTCTTTCGGCTTACAAGTCCGCTCAGGTTtgcttttgatttttttaattatcaaTTGCAACAAATTCTCCTGTTTTgttaaaaattaatgaaaatttATGCAAATGCTGGAAAATAATATCCGGTTTTAATTTCGTCATTAATTGCATCAAATTTTCGTCCTGACTAATTAGAAATACGGGAAAAATATGCAAATGTTTGAGAAAAATATCCGATTTTTGATTTCATTAGCAATTGGACCAGTTCTTTGTCCTGATTTATTAAATGATGGAGAATTACGCAAATGCTAAAGAAAATTTTGGTTTTACATTGTATTGAAGTATGAAATTGAAATATTCATCTTGTCCTTTTTAGGAAATTGCAAATGCGGAACTGGCACCTACACATCCCATTCGATTGGGGCTAGCTCTCAATTTCTCTGTATTTTACTATGAGATATTGAATTCTCCTGATCGTGCTTGTAATCTCGCCAAACAGGTAAGCAAAAAAGTCATGATTTgttatttgaatttgaatttttggtaGGAATTTAGGCATCTTACTTATGGTTGTCTTTATGTTAAAAAGGCCTTTGATGAGGCGATCGCTGAGCTTGACACGTTGGGGGAGGAGTCCTACAAGGATAGTACGTTGATAATGCAGCTTCTTCGCGATAATCTGACTTTGTGGACCTCCGACATGCAGGTAGTTCTTTCTGTTCTCTTGTTAATGAGATTGTTCCTTAATTACTTGTGTGATTATTTTGCTTAGTCATGTATGGGCTTTTTGCAGGACGAGGGAACTGAAGAGATGAAAGAAGTAGCAAAACCGGATAATGAGGAGCACTAAAAGTGGTGAAAATCTTTTATTCAGGATTTGAATGCCAGGTTAAACCTTGCTCATTGGTTTAATTAAGATCTTTGCAGTTCTAATTCCCCTATGATTTGTGAGACCTAAAAATTGTAAGCTGTCATTCTTTAAAGAAAGGTCCAGTGCTGCGCATCTCTGGCGTTTTGTTTGTATGGAGAGGAATATGGGGAAGTAGGACGCTTTCACTTGTGTTCAGTTCTGATATAGGATTTCAACTTGTTTGCTTTGGGTCATGAGTTAAAAGATCATTGTTTATCTCTGCAACTCTCCTGTATTTGGATGCTTCTTTTTCCTGATTGGAATGACCAATTGAGCATCTGTTCTCCATTTAAATTTACCAATTTCATTGTCTTGTTCACAATGTTTACATAGTGTTTTGGCTTTAGTTTGTGATGTAAGTTGGATATGGTAAAGCCCATCCCACAAACCCTTTTGCCCAGTAACTATACAGTTTTTCCTTTCCACTCTCTTCATGACTCAAGCTCATGGATATGTTCTACTCCAttcgtcccaatttatgtgagatGTTTGACTGGggacacaaagtttaagaaataaagaatttttttttaaacttgtggtctaaaacaaTTCATAGAAATTTGTGTGGTTAGAAATCATCTCATTATGAGTAAAAAGGGAgatttaaagttgaattgttactAAATTTAGAAAGGTGTCATTTTTTTGATACCGACTAAAAATGAAAGAGTGTCACATAAAATAAAACAGATGAAGCATTAAATTACACTGGCTCCAGCGTCATGACAACAAGTGGGCCACTAACCTTATTCATCCTATATCTATCTCTATAGTTCTTATGGTATCCAGGCTAAGGTCCTTGTTTGTTTGTTGAGTAAAAACAGACAACATTCGGGTGCAAGCTGTTAATGCATCTAATTCTTGGTAAAGAAATATTTGAGCTAATCAAAAGCCAACCATGATTGAAGGCCACTTTCAATATAGGTCAAACGAGGTAATAAATCACTACAAACAATGCACTAGGAGTGTGAGCCTGGAATGTCTATGTCACAAATCTTATTCTTCTTCACCTTATTTCCAACTCCATTTCAATATCTCAGAATGCATTGGATGACTACAAtgtctttgacacaaatattttAATGTCCTAAGTCATACAATATTGTATAGCGGAGCACCCTAATCTTGGAAGCAACAAAGATGCATGCGCCGCCATGATTTATTTCTTTCAGCAAACAGAATACTCAAAAGGATTTGAAATAACTAtttaagtgaaattattttcattcaCTTGAATGGACATTCATGCTTAGATCTAATGAAGctaatattgaataataaaagaACAACTGAATAAATAAAACACTTGTCAGGGTGCAATTTCTTGTCATGTAATAAAAGAAGCATTTTGTGCATAGTATTAAAACTTCAAAACTGAAATTAACTATACCATTCCAAGTTGTATCTGAAAAAGAAAGGCCTAATTTTGAGGTCATCAACTCTTCGAAATAATACTTTTCTCTTCCTACTAGGACTTCAATCAGTATCTGAATGATCGGAGAATTCTGCTCTAGGTGTTCCAAAATCGTCTGAGAAGGTAGATGAGGATGCTCTCCGATGATGAGATACCTGTTTTGGTGTATGGGGCTCTGATTTTGGCGCCTCAGCCTTTTCAGGATCATCATCTTGAATTTTTGCTTCTAAATCTTCCTGTTCTTGTTGAAGCAACTCAATAGGTTTGACGCTGAAAATTTCCTTGTCTACTTGTCCAATCTCTCgagcaagaaaatgaagtttttcCTCCTTTTCAGCTAGGGAATCTTTGAGTTGAGAATTTTCATCTCTAGCTAGATCAGCAGCAGCTTTTGCAACGTTCGCTTCATTTACAACCTGCTTCAATATGTCCCTCAATTTGTAAATTTCTTCCCTTGCTGCTCTAGTCATATGCTCAGCATCTTTAAGAGACTCGGCGAATCTTGCAGTCTCCTGCTGAGCAAGAGTTTCCTGTTTTGCCTCATCCAAAAGCTTTTGGTACCTAGCTTCAGTGTTTCTGACCATCTGTTTCAATCGTCTTGCCTCATCTTTTACTTGTTCTAGTTCTAATTGAGAAGCACTAAGTTTCTCCTTGGCCACAGTAGCTTCGGTTTGGCTCTTTTCTTCTGCATCAGTTGCCAATTTAAGTTGTTTTCTAAGCAAGAGCATCTCATCACTCAAAGCCAAATTTGCCTTGGTTGATCCAAGTTCAGACCTAAGGCGTTCCAGTTCCTTCTCCCAAGAAATCTTCCTATGGCAAGAACCATCACAATGTCTGCTAATTTGCTCGAACTCCTTTGTCTTCAATGCCAATGAATCTACTATTTTAGACTCGGATAATCTTCTATTCTCTACTTCAACTTGTAGTTCATGAACCCTTTTCTTGAAATTGGATAATAAATCCATCACCTGAGCCTCATTCCCTTTTGCATTATTCAATTCATCTTTCAATTTTCCTAAACTAGCTTCTTTTTCTGCTAACCAAAGCTGAAACTCTTTTGCTCTCTCAATCTCCAACCTCAGAGACAAAATATTCTTATATTTAATCTTCAATTCTTCTTGAGTATTAGATTGCAATTCCCTCGAAGTTCTTAGCTCTTTTAATAGTTCCCCAGTTGCCTTCACACTGGCCTCATTAGCTACCTCTTTCATCTGCCAAAGCTCCTCCTCAAGTTTTCCCATTTGTTCTTGCATGATTAAAAGTCTATTAATAGGATAGTCTGCAAGCGAAAACAATATACCAATTAGTCGGGATTAAGTTTTTTGCAAGGAGTGATACCAACTCATAATTAAATTGTAGAAAAATGTCATGAATGTGTTGGGCTAAATGGTCTAAAGATACTTTGAACATGGTATGATATTGTCCGTTTTTGGGCCAAGTTTACACATCAATAATCTCCCCCTCAAACTAAGTTCCACATAATTTGGAGATTAACTGTGTGTCACCCACATGATCCCGAGTATTTATGGTCACCGAAGCTCAGAGGAGAGGATGCGTCTTTAAAGTTATGCGTAATGATAGAAAACTGGCCCATAGACCAGCAAAGGCACTAAGCCGGACCCTACGCCATCACTCCACCATCTTCATACTCGCCTCGCCAAACCATTAGGTCTGATACCAGTTGTGGGCTAAAACGACAcaaagatactcttaacatgATTTGATATTGTTCGATTTGGACTAAACTCACACGATTTTCCCAAAAGACCTCACAGCATTAAAAGTATCCAACTCTTTATAAGTAGTTATTTTGTATAATTACTTATGATTATGCCCACCCAACATAATGATTATGCAATTTGTAAATAAATGCTGAATTTTGAACAAGAGATTTATGTGCCAATAGAAAATCTAAAAAACTTCTACTGctaaaaaaattagtatttttataatGTTTGAGTGAGATGCGCTTAAATAGAGTCACATGGACATGATTCATAATGTGTGAGGCGTATCTGATTTTTTTTGTTGTCTAAAATCAATCACGAATGATGAAAAGATACAAAAAGTTTTGAACGAATTCCATTATGCATAttacacccaaaaaaaaaatactcccccaaaaattagtatttttataatGTTTGAGTGAGATGCGCTTAAATAGAGTCACATGGACATGATTCATAATGTGTGAGGcgtatctgattttttttttttgtctaaaATCAATCACGAATGATGAAAAGATACAAAAAGTTTTGAACGAAAACCATTATGCATATTACACCCCCaaaacacccaaaaaaaaaatactcccccaaaaattagtatttttataatGTTTGAGTGAGATGCGCTTAAATAGAGTCACATGGACATGATTCATAATGTGTGAGGcgtatctgattttttttttttgtctaaaATCAATCACGAATGATGAAAAGATACAAAAAGTTTTGAACGAAAACCATTATGCATATTacacccccaaaaaaaaaaaacccccaaaaattagtatttttataatGTTTGAGTGAGATGCGCTTAAATAGAGTCACATGAACATGATTCATAATGTGTGAGGcgtatctgattttttttttttgtctaaaATCAATCACGAATGATGAAAAGATACAAAAAGTTTTGAACGAATTCCATTATGCATAttacacccaaaaaaaaaaaaatactccccccaaaattagtatttttataatGTTTGAGTGAGATGCGCTTAAATAGAGTCACATGGACATGATTCATAATGTGTGAGGCGTATGTGATTTCTTTTTGTCTAAAATCAATCACGAATGATGAAAAGATACAAAAAGTTTTGAACGAAAACCATTATGCATATtacaccccaaaaaaaaaaaaatactccccCAAAGACAAATCAAGAATCAAATTGTATAATTTCCCtgaaaaaaattgaataaaaaatatgaaggatgaaagaaaagaagtaatacCTTGGATAAATGGTCAACCTTGGATGGATTTCTTTCAAGAAAAAGAAGGGCGTCTTATTCTCATACAAACTCAATACTCGAGACAAGAGTACAAGACAGGTACTAGCACTCTCTTATTTATAATAGTGTAAAACCTACTTTTACTAAAACTAGAAAATTTATCCCAATATTATTTTGACTACAAATTCtatttatatataaataaaagaaactaaCAAATACTAAATCATAAACAATTTAGGTTTAATTTTAAATGACAGATGTCAGAAAAAGTTAGCTGCTCCCAAAAGGTGTGGGTGTCTTTTGATTTTGAACGAAATCAAACGTTAATTCCGGTTTTGATTTTGTTATTATGTCTTTACTTTGACTTCGATTTTTGAATATTAAATGGTGTATTAACTAAGGCGTACAAAGTACGAGTCAAAAATCTCTCCTCACCTATTAACGTGTTAGCTCTACGAGACTTTTATTAAATTCCTATTGTTGCCTCTAACTCTGAGCAAGTTCGGAGGTGAGCAAACTTTGCCAACTCAGCACTAAAATCTGAATTATTAAGGATTGAGTGATCAAAAGCCAAAATTTAAGCATTGGGGATTAATTATTGAATTGTTGGATCTTGATtgattttatatgttagtttgatGATTTAAGATATTCCtgaaccgagggtctatcggaatcAGTTTCTCTATCCCATCGGGGTACGGGTAAGgtgtgcgtacacactaccctccttaTACCCCACTTTGTAGGATTTTACAgggtcgtcgttgttgttgttgtttgatgctTTAAGAGGACATAGAATGACTGTCATTACATGACTCGACTATAAGTACGTATCCGATACAAGTGTATTAATCAGTAAAAACTTACTTGCACTAGGTATTTACATCAATCTAATAAATATATAGCAGATGTCTTCTTAAGCATGTGCAATTTTTCTCGTAAACTTTTAGCGTATTTAGAAGGCTGAGTATATCGACGGCCCCTCAAACTTGTCAAAATTTTCATTTAGACCTGAACTAAAGCTACGACCTATTGGCTATTGAAAACCTCAACCCAAGCAAAATTGTGCCTATTAAACACGTCTCCCACAGCCTTTGGAATAACTTAAGTGTGTGTTGTCAAACGCCTCTGATATGGCTGAACATGTGTAATGGAAAAAAGCAAGGATTTCATGTTCCTTTGGAAGTGCTAAATAGTGGTAGGTGCAACTTTGTAACTAAATATTTGAGTTAATCAAATGCCTACCATGATTAAAGACCACTTCTTCAACCTTAAGGTACTAGATGGCATAGCCTGGCAGTTAATAAAGTGGGAATGACGGGGAAGATCATAGTTCAAATTTCGTTAGAGGTGAGAAAATGCGCTAGCTGATTTCTTCCTATCAGTTTAAGCCTTGGTATGCCTATGGATTAGTTGAAGTGCGCGTAAGTTGGTCCGAACACCaccatataaaaagaaaaaaaaaacatttcagCTTTATGATATATTGGTCAAACCGGGTAAAAACCCCCATTTCAGCTTTATGCCTGAGTCTGCAATTTCTATGGCACAAATCTT
The sequence above is drawn from the Nicotiana tabacum cultivar K326 chromosome 13, ASM71507v2, whole genome shotgun sequence genome and encodes:
- the LOC107818314 gene encoding 14-3-3-like protein F, encoding MSSSRDEFVYMAKLAEQAERYGEMVEFMEKVVTTADGGEELTIEERNLLSVAYKNVIGARRASWRIISSIEQKEESRGNEDHVTSIKTYRSKIESELTSICNGILKLLDSNLIGAASTGDSKVFYLKMKGDYHRYLAEFKTGAERKEAAENTLSAYKSAQEIANAELAPTHPIRLGLALNFSVFYYEILNSPDRACNLAKQAFDEAIAELDTLGEESYKDSTLIMQLLRDNLTLWTSDMQDEGTEEMKEVAKPDNEEH
- the LOC107818311 gene encoding uncharacterized protein LOC107818311, with translation MQEQMGKLEEELWQMKEVANEASVKATGELLKELRTSRELQSNTQEELKIKYKNILSLRLEIERAKEFQLWLAEKEASLGKLKDELNNAKGNEAQVMDLLSNFKKRVHELQVEVENRRLSESKIVDSLALKTKEFEQISRHCDGSCHRKISWEKELERLRSELGSTKANLALSDEMLLLRKQLKLATDAEEKSQTEATVAKEKLSASQLELEQVKDEARRLKQMVRNTEARYQKLLDEAKQETLAQQETARFAESLKDAEHMTRAAREEIYKLRDILKQVVNEANVAKAAADLARDENSQLKDSLAEKEEKLHFLAREIGQVDKEIFSVKPIELLQQEQEDLEAKIQDDDPEKAEAPKSEPHTPKQVSHHRRASSSTFSDDFGTPRAEFSDHSDTD